AGGAAAAGTGCCGTCAGTGAATTTCTCTTGGGGGAGTGGCCACTTTATTATGCGAACCTATGAAATGCTATCATTTCCGATGGTTTGTATCCTTTTTGTGTTGGGAGGAATGCCTTATTTAGGTTTTAATATCTATAGGTATTTCTATTCAAACCCAATTAGAATAATTCTTGACTGGCTTTAGTATTTAATTGAAGCATAGAAAATTAAAATTTTAAAATTTAATAAATGAAAATTACAGATCATATAAAAAATGCAAATGGAAAAACCTTATTCTCCTTAGAAGTGGTTCCGCCACAAAAAGGGATAGGTATTGAAGATCTCTATACAAACATAGATCCGTTGATGGAGTTCAAACCACCATTCATTGATGTAACTACTTCAAGAGAAGAATATATCTATCTAGACAAAGGAAATGGTTTGATGGAGCGCCGTATCACAAGAATGCGTCCGGGAACACTGGGAATTTGTGCTGCCATTCAACATAAATATAATGTAGATACAGTTCCACACTTACTTTGCGGAGGTTTTACCAAAGAAGAAACCGAATATCTTCTGGTAGACTGTATGTACCTTGGGATTGATAATGTAATGGCGCTGAGAGGGGATGCTATGAAAGGGCACCAGTATTTTGAGCCTACACAAGGAGGACATGCCAGCGCAATGGATCTTGTTAACCAGATTAATGATCTTGGAAGAGGGAAATATCTCCACAATGAAGAGCAGGTTTGTGATGAACTTAATAAATTCTGCATTGGGGTAGCAGGGTATCCGGAGAAACATATGGAAGCCCCATCCATGAACTATGATTTAAAATGGCTGAAGCAAAAAGTAGATGCCGGAGCAGATTATATTGTGACCCAAATGTTTTTTGATAATAAAAAGTATATTGAATTCGTTCAGAAAGCAAGAGAAATGGGAATTACAGTTCCAATCATTCCGGGAATTAAACCCATTGCTACAAAAAAACATTTGAAAATTCTTCCTCAGGTATTCAAGATAGATCTTCCGGAAGAACTGATTACTGAAGTTGAAAATGCTAAAAACAATGAAGCCGTAAAGCAAATTGGAATAGAGTGGTCTATTGCCCAATGTAAGGAACTTCTTGATTTTGGAGTTCCTGTTCTACACTTTTACTCTATGGGGAAAAGTGATAATATAAAGAGTATTGCTTGTGAATTGTTTTAAATTGCCTGTTCGGGTTGTTTTTAGGAGGTTTTACAATTATTAGTTGTAAAATAATCTATTTAAAATGTGTATAAAATAAGTATAAAACAGTACTTTTGTTCAGACATTTTTCAGACATTTTTAAAATGGAAATAGAAATCAAACTAGACAAAGTAAAGTTAAGGAAAAAAGGGCATCCTATTATTATTAGTATTTTTGTGAGCAAAAGTGACAGGCAATACCCAGTTACTGGCTACTATTCAATGCCTGAAGATTGGAATGAGAAGAAAAATATTCCAAAGATTTCTCATCCGTTGTATTATGGATTAATGGAATTCATTCATAAAACTAATATCAAAATAAATAGGATTCTTGAAAGGAGATATTTAATGTCTTCCGAAGAGATAAAAAATTTTATATTGAATGATAACCCAGATTCTTTGGTTAAATTTTGGAAGAAGTATGCCGATGAAATAAGAAAAAATGGAAGTGAAAGCAACGCAATAGTATATGAAAATAGGTTAAAGGCTTTGACTTCTTTTAAATCCGATGTTCTTTTTAAAGAAGTCACATATGATTTTTTGGTAAAGTATAAAGAGTTCCATTTTTCAAAAAAAACTAAATCAGGTAAAAAAAGGGTTTCAAATAATACCATGACATTGTATTTAAAAACAATGAAATCAGTAATAAAAGAAGCAAAAAAAAGACGGCTTTATGTTCCGGAAGATTCTTACGATCCTTTTGATGGGACTTATCCAAAATCAACGCCAACTATAGACAAATATCTTGCTATAGAAGAAATGAGAACAATCATCAAATTTAACTATAAGCATAAATTTTACGATTTCTTCATCCTTTGTTTTCTGCTTGGTGGCATAGATTATATTGATCTAAAAAACTTAACTTATGATCATGTAAAAAATGGAAGAGTTGTTTTTGAGAGGTTTAAAGGCGGGACCCATGAAATAATCAATAATTATATATTTCCTCATACATGGGTTATTTTAGAAAAATACAAAGACGATAGCGGTTACCTAGTCCCAATTCACCAATTAGAAAAAGAAAGATTTCAGTTTAGAGACTCATATATGCACAAAATAAGAAGATGGATTAAAAGCATAGGCATTGAGTCTTATGTGTCGACAAAAACACCACGATATACTTTTATTAACATTGGCAAGCAATTATTATTAAGCCGGGATATAATTATGGAATTAACGGGGCATTCACACGGTGATGTACATTCTATTTATGAGGGTAAGTATCCTGACCACGTAAAAGATGAAGTGCATAGAAAAATAATTGATGCCGTTTTCTTAGATTGGATTAATGAAATAAAATAATAAAAAAGGTCCCGTTTGGGGCTTTTTTTTTCATTTATTGTTTATTTCGTGCGATTTAAGCATTATCTATTTATTCGTTTTGTTCTTCCGCTTGTTCTGTGTTCTACTACATTATATAAGAATGATACCTCATGAAGATTAAGTGTGAAATCTTTATACTTGCCATCTGTATTCAATGAATGACATACAATTTCTCCAGTTTCCACATTGTGATTGGTTATTTCTTTAAGCATTATGCCTTTTGTTCCGTGTGCAATAATGAAATCATAATCTTTATAATGTAGCTTGTACTGCCATAGATCTCGTTTTATTTCTCTTCCTATTACTATATCACCAGAGTAATAATATGGCTCCATACTGTCACCATCAATCTCAAAGGCCATATATTTACCCTTGTATTCTTTATCTGCTTCAACCAATACCACTGGTAGATCTTTTAAATAATCATCTGCATAATAGCTATCTGTATAGCCAGCTCTGGCTTTGTTTGTAACCAATCTTACTTCTATATGTGACGGATATGTCTTAGGCTTTAGGTTGGATTCGATAGTATAATCGGCAAAGTCGCTAAGATTGATATCTAGTTTATTTTCAATAGTTGTAATAAAGTTGTCGGGAGGTTGTAGTTTTTTATTCATGTACTTGCTTACATTTCCTTTATCAGCTCCAGTTATATCAACGATATCCTTGTTTCGTAACTTTCTTATTATGACTAAGTTATAAAACCCTATTATTTTTTCTTCTAAAGTTAATTGATCCATTTATTTAGAATGTTTATAAATTACAACATAATTACAACAAATTGAATAAAAGTTGTTTTTGTTGTAAAAAAGTTGTTATATTTGTTATCAGATAACAGCATGCAAATATAAACAAAAGAAATGTTTATAAAAATGTGGAAATCCCTGAAAATATTTAAAACATATTACTTATGAAAAGAATTGAAGTTGGTAATTATTTAGACAATAATCTTACTGAGTTACTAAGTAAGAACACGACATTGAAAGATGCTGCCAATATTGGAGCGGAGACTAACATTAGTTCTTCATTAATTCTAAAGGTTAAGAATGGAACGTCGAGAGTCACTGAAATGAACAAAAAGGCTATTGATAAGCTGCTCGTTATTGCTTACCAAAATATTGAGGCAAACGAGAAAGAAGCTAAGAAGAACAAAAGAACTTTGAAAACGATATTAGACTGCATTTAAAATGGATAATACAGTATTGATTCCAGATGGATATGTTCTTGTGCCTGTAGCCTGGGCTGAAAAATACTTTAATAAATCATTTTGGTCAGAAATACAAGAACCTAATATTAATGAAGTGGCTGAATATCTAGGAATAGGCATTGAAAAAATAAAAAAAGACTTAAGAAATATAGATTGTCCTCTTAGGAAATCGGAAAAAAGCAGATCCGGTAGAGGCAATAAAACAAAGTTTCATAAGTGGTCAGTAGAAGAATATAAGGTTTGGTTAAGAAATAAATAAATAAATAAACCACCTGTTGGCGCAGATGGCAATTAATAATCAAAAAAAGTTTTGAATTTATGAGTACAAATGTAAAGCAAAAATTACCAAACGTCCAAATAAAAGGACCAGAAATATCAAAAAAAAGAGCTGAGAAGATAGCAAGAAACATTAATGCTATGAATACGGACTATCAAAGACTGGATGATAGAAGATCATGGAGATTTTGGAAAAATTTAGAAAGTGTATTGAGAAAGAAAATTTCATCCCTTTCGATTAATGATATTGAAGTTATAAAACCATTATTGAATCCAGTAGAAGCAGAATTCTTTAACTTAAATTGATATGAAAATAGCATTAAACTTAATTCTATTCGTAAATACTATTTACGTGTTGATCTGTTCAGAAAACCAAGATGCATCAGTATTCTTTTTTCCGGTTTTCATTTATGTGGTTTTCGGATTTCTAAGATTTTGCCACAAAGATTTTTCTAAATACCTAAATACTCCAAATCATGAAAAAAATACATAGAAAAAGAAGTTGGAAAAAAATAATTATTGATAATAAAAAGGATAATCTAACCCATACAAGGCAAATCCATGATGCAACCTTATTTCAAGAATGGTTTGCAAAAATGGGAGGATTGATTGAAAGTGATGATATGGAAAAAGTAATTGAAAAATTCAAGTAAGATGGGAGTAAGTAAAGAACAATTACAGAAATTAAAAGAACCTTTCCCATTGAAATGGCGTGTTAAGGGCCTGCTTCCAGATAATCAAATGATTTTAATTGGATATATAGACGCAAGACAAGTTCAGGATAGACTTGATGCTGTTTTAGGAGCCGAAAACTGGCAAGATGATTATTTTGAAATAAAAAACAAACAATTCTGTAGAATCGGTATTAAAATCGAAGATGAATGGGTTTGGAAAGCAGATTCAGGCTCAGAATCTTATTTAGATGCAAGTAAAGGAGAAACTTCCGATAGTCTTAAACGTGCTGCAGTTCATTGGGGTATCAATAGAGATTCTTATGAACTTGGAGAAATAATAATCAAATGTAAAATAGAAAATGGAATTCCGGCCCCTTGTGATCAAGCTGGTAATATTTTGAAAGGCAAAGATCTTTTGGAAGCTTGTAAAATAATATCCAAAGAAAAAGAATCAGAATTGATTTTTGACAAAACAGTTTTACCTACAAATCAAGATCCAATTAAAAGAGGAAGAACTTCCAAGAAACCTAAAATTATTTTACCATGAGCATTTATAAAACATATTCTCCTGAACAATTAGAAGAACTCAGTAGTAATTATATAATAAAATCATGGTCATTTTCTAAGGTTGCCCAATTTTCAAGAAATGAAAAAGGTTTTGAAATGATCCATATTTATGGATATAATACAAAAAAAAGTGCGACAACTCTTTCCGGAAACGCTTATCATGAAATTAGCCACTATTGGAAAGCAAAACAAAAAGGAATTACTCTTAGTTTGCCTGAATTAGAAAAAATAGCATTTGAATACATTGATAACATAGATGCTAATAAGTGGAAAATACAGAAAACTACACCAACAATAGCGGAGGCTAAAAAGAAATGTACCAAAACAACCACAGCACTTTTAAATAATTTCTACCAAGAAAAAGAAGTTTATGAAGATCATATACATAAAGTTCTAGATGTTGAGATTCGATTTACTGATTATTTAACAATTAATGGTGTTGATATTCCTATACCATGTACTGTAATTATTGATTTGGTTATTGAAGATCACGACGGCAAAATAATAATTATTGATCATAAAAGCAGAAATGCGTTTTCATCAGAAGAAGAATTGTCTCTTTCAATTGGCAAACAAGCTATGACATATGTAAAGGCTTATGAAGCATATACTGGAGTCATTGTAGATGAAGTTTGGTTTTGTGAGAACAAGTATTCAAAAAATCAACAAGGAGGCTCACAATTAAACATGTTCAGAGTGATTCTAGATAATGACACTAGAAGACTATATGAGGCTTTGCTTTATGAGCCTCTTAAAAGAATGATAGAAGCTGTTTCAGATCCTGATTATGTCTATTTAATAAATGACTCTGACAACTTAATAGACCGAGCAGAATTATATGAATTCTGGGCAAAAACTTTAATAGCTGAAATCAACGAATTTGATATTGATGAAATTGAAGTCAATAAAGATTTGGTTGAGAAAAGACTTAGAAAAATTAGAGATTCTTCTACAAAATCAATTACACCAAAAGTTATTAAGCAGTTCAAAACAAACGCTGCATCATTTATTAAATACGATTTAAGCACAACGGATATGAAACCACAGGAAAAAGTAGAGCATATATTGAAAACTTTCGGAATTCAAACAGAAGTAGCACATACATTTAACGGGTTCTCTTCTAATACTTTCTTGCTTGATGTGTCTGCGGGGACTAAAATAGCATCAATTCAAGGCCATAAGCTTGATATTGCAAATGCTTTAAATGTAGCAAATGTAAGAATCCCTAAAGATTTAAAAGTACACGATGGCAAGTCTTACTTACAAATAGAAACTGCAAAAAAACGTGATAGGGATCTGTTATGGGATGCGAAAGAATTGATAGGCCAAAAAATACCAATTGGTAAGGATAATTTTGAACAAACTCTTTATTGGGATCTTGATAA
This genomic interval from Chryseobacterium joostei contains the following:
- the metF gene encoding methylenetetrahydrofolate reductase [NAD(P)H], whose translation is MKITDHIKNANGKTLFSLEVVPPQKGIGIEDLYTNIDPLMEFKPPFIDVTTSREEYIYLDKGNGLMERRITRMRPGTLGICAAIQHKYNVDTVPHLLCGGFTKEETEYLLVDCMYLGIDNVMALRGDAMKGHQYFEPTQGGHASAMDLVNQINDLGRGKYLHNEEQVCDELNKFCIGVAGYPEKHMEAPSMNYDLKWLKQKVDAGADYIVTQMFFDNKKYIEFVQKAREMGITVPIIPGIKPIATKKHLKILPQVFKIDLPEELITEVENAKNNEAVKQIGIEWSIAQCKELLDFGVPVLHFYSMGKSDNIKSIACELF
- a CDS encoding tyrosine-type recombinase/integrase, whose product is MEIEIKLDKVKLRKKGHPIIISIFVSKSDRQYPVTGYYSMPEDWNEKKNIPKISHPLYYGLMEFIHKTNIKINRILERRYLMSSEEIKNFILNDNPDSLVKFWKKYADEIRKNGSESNAIVYENRLKALTSFKSDVLFKEVTYDFLVKYKEFHFSKKTKSGKKRVSNNTMTLYLKTMKSVIKEAKKRRLYVPEDSYDPFDGTYPKSTPTIDKYLAIEEMRTIIKFNYKHKFYDFFILCFLLGGIDYIDLKNLTYDHVKNGRVVFERFKGGTHEIINNYIFPHTWVILEKYKDDSGYLVPIHQLEKERFQFRDSYMHKIRRWIKSIGIESYVSTKTPRYTFINIGKQLLLSRDIIMELTGHSHGDVHSIYEGKYPDHVKDEVHRKIIDAVFLDWINEIK
- a CDS encoding S24 family peptidase yields the protein MNKKLQPPDNFITTIENKLDINLSDFADYTIESNLKPKTYPSHIEVRLVTNKARAGYTDSYYADDYLKDLPVVLVEADKEYKGKYMAFEIDGDSMEPYYYSGDIVIGREIKRDLWQYKLHYKDYDFIIAHGTKGIMLKEITNHNVETGEIVCHSLNTDGKYKDFTLNLHEVSFLYNVVEHRTSGRTKRINR
- a CDS encoding Rad52/Rad22 family DNA repair protein, whose protein sequence is MGVSKEQLQKLKEPFPLKWRVKGLLPDNQMILIGYIDARQVQDRLDAVLGAENWQDDYFEIKNKQFCRIGIKIEDEWVWKADSGSESYLDASKGETSDSLKRAAVHWGINRDSYELGEIIIKCKIENGIPAPCDQAGNILKGKDLLEACKIISKEKESELIFDKTVLPTNQDPIKRGRTSKKPKIILP
- a CDS encoding DNA translocase FtsK: MSIYKTYSPEQLEELSSNYIIKSWSFSKVAQFSRNEKGFEMIHIYGYNTKKSATTLSGNAYHEISHYWKAKQKGITLSLPELEKIAFEYIDNIDANKWKIQKTTPTIAEAKKKCTKTTTALLNNFYQEKEVYEDHIHKVLDVEIRFTDYLTINGVDIPIPCTVIIDLVIEDHDGKIIIIDHKSRNAFSSEEELSLSIGKQAMTYVKAYEAYTGVIVDEVWFCENKYSKNQQGGSQLNMFRVILDNDTRRLYEALLYEPLKRMIEAVSDPDYVYLINDSDNLIDRAELYEFWAKTLIAEINEFDIDEIEVNKDLVEKRLRKIRDSSTKSITPKVIKQFKTNAASFIKYDLSTTDMKPQEKVEHILKTFGIQTEVAHTFNGFSSNTFLLDVSAGTKIASIQGHKLDIANALNVANVRIPKDLKVHDGKSYLQIETAKKRDRDLLWDAKELIGQKIPIGKDNFEQTLYWDLDKQSTPFLLVCGASGSGKSAELISIIEYARLIPEVDQIIILDPKYEFLDYSSIEKVEVYNEIISIETKVQNLVEEMNLLIKNGKQKKILIVFDEFADAVASSRKGKDLDIHDMVQIGNYRPTKGPLGFPIPGAPKFQRQKVGELKSLEENMRIIKQKGRSVGFRGVDATQRASAKVITGDAKVNYSLMICFRVPKEIDSRVVIDDAGAETLAGMGDGLLKTPESSDLIRFQSFYKPKEITT